One Vitis riparia cultivar Riparia Gloire de Montpellier isolate 1030 chromosome 4, EGFV_Vit.rip_1.0, whole genome shotgun sequence genomic window carries:
- the LOC117912532 gene encoding pentatricopeptide repeat-containing protein At5g48910-like, translating into MAQVLQIQAQLITSPIPSSVVDPNLIAVKLIGACADHANVRQAALIFAHLASPNIFAHNATLKALAQNSHWFHAIQFFNHQVSSPNAPNPDEFTFTSVLKACAGLAHVVNGQKIHAMVTKQGFESNLFVRNSLIDMYFKAGYLLIARHLFDEMFVRDVVSWNTLVSGYCLCGCADEARWVFDRMREKNFVSWSTLISGYARMGRLEDARRLFDEMPERNVVCWNAMIAGYAQNEKYSDAIEVFRMMQQFGGVVPNDVTLVSVLPACAHLGALDLGKWIDGFISRRGMALGLFLGNALADMYAKCGCIAEARRVFNKMEERDVISWSIIICGLAMYGHADEAFGCFYEMLDCGVKPNDVVFMGLLTACTHAGLVKKGLNCFNTMDKEYGVSPKVEHYGCVVDLLSRAGELDKAEDMISSMPMKPNVIIWGALLGGCRIYRDSGRGQRVVQHILELDSDHSGSYVYLANVYSSMGRLDDAAKCRLRMRENGVLRTPGCSWIEVDNTVYEFFMGDLSHPESNKIYSMIRELMWKMKLAGYKPKTDLVVHSIDEEEKEDALSIHSEKLAIAFGLISTSEGTTIRVVKNLRICNDCHDAAKIISGIVKREIIVRDRSRFHHFKDGVCTCSDYW; encoded by the coding sequence ATGGCGCAGGTCCTCCAAATCCAAGCTCAGCTGATCACCTCTCCAATCCCCTCCTCCGTCGTCGACCCAAACCTCATCGCCGTCAAGCTCATTGGCGCTTGCGCCGACCACGCTAACGTGCGCCAGGCCGCTCTCATCTTCGCCCACCTCGCCAGCCCCAATATATTCGCCCACAACGCCACTCTCAAAGCTTTAGCTCAAAACAGTCACTGGTTCCATGCAATCCAGTTCTTTAACCACCAAGTTTCATCGCCCAATGCCCCGAACCCAGATGAGTTCACTTTCACTTCTGTGCTCAAGGCCTGTGCTGGCCTTGCCCACGTTGTCAACGGCCAGAAAATCCACGCCATGGTCACCAAACAAGGGTTTGAATCCAATCTCTTTGTTCGGAATTCGCTCATAGATATGTATTTCAAAGCGGGTTATCTTTTGATTGCACGGCATCTGTTCGATGAAATGTTTGTGAGAGATGTGGTTTCTTGGAACACTTTGGTTTCTGGGTATTGCTTGTGTGGGTGTGCGGACGAGGCTAGATGGGTGTTTGATAGGATGCGCGAGAAGAATTTCGTTTCTTGGTCGACGTTGATTAGCGGGTATGCGCGGATGGGTAGATTGGAGGATGCTCGGCGGCTTTTTGATGAGATGCCGGAGAGGAATGTGGTTTGTTGGAATGCCATGATTGCAGGGTATGCACAGAATGAGAAGTATAGTGATGCTATTGAGGTGTTCCGGATGATGCAACAATTCGGTGGTGTGGTGCCAAATGATGTTACCCTTGTTAGTGTGTTGCCGGCTTGTGCGCATCTTGGTGCACTTGATCTGGGGAAGTGGATTGATGGATTTATCAGTCGGAGAGGGATGGCCTTGGGCTTGTTCTTGGGGAATGCACTGGCAGATATGTATGCAAAGTGTGGATGCATAGCGGAGGCTAGAAGGGTATTCAATAAGATGGAAGAGAGAGATGTGATCTCATGGAGTATAATCATATGTGGGTTGGCCATGTACGGACATGCAGATGAAGCTTTTGGATGCTTTTATGAAATGCTGGACTGTGGAGTAAAGCCAAATGATGTTGTTTTCATGGGATTGTTAACAGCATGTACTCATGCAGGGTTGGTCAAGAAGGGGCTCAATTGTTTCAATACTATGGACAAGGAGTATGGAGTCAGCCCCAAGGTTGAACATTATGGTTGTGTGGTTGATCTTCTCAGCCGTGCTGGTGAACTCGACAAAGCAGAGGATATGATCAGCTCAATGCCTATGAAACCCAATGTCATAATTTGGGGTGCATTGCTTGGTGGTTGTCGGATTTACAGGGACAGTGGAAGAGGACAGCGAGTCGTTCAACATATTCTTGAGCTAGATTCTGACCATTCTGGAAGCTATGTTTATCTCGCCAATGTTTATTCTTCAATGGGTAGATTAGATGATGCTGCAAAGTGCAGGTTGAGAATGCGAGAGAATGGGGTGCTGAGAACTCCTGGATGCAGCTGGATAGAGGTGGACAACACAGTATATGAGTTCTTCATGGGAGATTTATCACACCCAGAGTCTAACAAGATATATTCAATGATAAGAGAATTAATGTGGAAAATGAAGCTAGCTGGGTACAAACCGAAAACTGACCTCGTAGTGCATAGCATTGATGAAGAAGAGAAGGAGGATGCTTTGTCAATTCACAGTGAGAAGTTGGCAATTGCATTTGGGCTTATCAGCACTAGTGAAGGAACCACAATTCGAGTTGTTAAGAATCTACGAATTTGTAATGACTGTCATGATGCAGCAAAGATAATTTCTGGGATTGTGAAGCGGGAGATTATTGTGCGGGATCGTAGCCGCTTCCATCATTTTAAAGATGGGGTATGTACTTGCAGTGACTATTGGTAG